The Pyrenophora tritici-repentis strain M4 chromosome 3, whole genome shotgun sequence genome has a window encoding:
- a CDS encoding HHT1, Histones H3 and H4 has translation MARTKPRPKVTGKAGRGGPDGKTVTGGKPAQKALASKARRQVAGKSTRKAPVAVKKKRKFKAGTVALREIKRYQRGFELLLRKLPFSRVVREFAQVHKADIRFQRSAIEALQEATEAFLVGYFEDCNINAIHAKRVTIQEKDSQLARRYFARELLAFL, from the exons ATGGCAAGGACAAAACCACGGCCTAAGGTCACCGGTAAAGCCGGCCGGGGTGGTCCTGATGGCAAGACAGTTACTGGCGGCAAGCCGGCTCAGAAGGCCCTTGCTAGTAAGGCTAGACGTCAAGTAGCAGGAAAGTCTACGCGAAAGGCACCTGTAGCTgttaagaagaagcgcaagtttaAGGCCGGCA CTGTCGCATTACGGGAAATCAAGAGATACCAGAGAGGTTTTGAACTACTCTTGCGAAAACTCCCCTTTTCCCGCGTAGTGCGCGAATTTGCACAGGTGCACAAGGCCGATATCCGCTTTCAACGATCTGCAATCGAAGCTCTTCAGGAAGCTACAGAAGCTTTCTTAGTTGGTTATTTTGAGG ACTGCAACATCAATGCTATTCACGCAAAGAGGGTTACTATTCAAGAGAAGGATTCTCAATTGGCTAGGCGCTACTTTGCGCGCGAGTTACTAGCTTTTCTCTAG
- a CDS encoding DNA-pol-phi domain containing protein yields MPVAKEQVGDVPEGLVPAIKLEPPPGFEQDEWEQLTDGFACEADEIDGILDQRGSGGSRKGRPINLSVPYTGSLSGSARAIAQRERKALFDKEEKVLESVRTADRSAKYQLKKSLLQQPKYKLANSARQAKLLEKEWDILSEKRFTQKKSAEWLETNLTHVHRKWDAITKQVDMRKHEITIAKVLSKDDKPTHDISGRGIARIYGSGGVLQKILRKTYQEGLAKLNNNDFESKEAKREFEKFVEELTPDEMKVVTDNDWQQREPPSILDLLGDADIELEGDKPYVKGDDSDECEEEVDYDSDLEEHFNSLEDEYEDDDQWAAVQKQAALEESEESEDSEFEGFPDSDAASESDN; encoded by the exons atgcctgtcgcgaaagagcaagtcggcgacgtacctgaaggcctagttccagccatcaaactTGAACCTCCGCCTGGGTTCGAACAAGATGAGTGGGAGCAGCTTACCGAT GGATTTGCGTGTGAAGCTGACGAGATTGACGGTATCTTAGATCAAAGAGGTAGTGGGGGTTCacgaaaaggccgacctaTCAATTTGAGCGTCCCCTATACTGGCTCTCTGAGTGGTAGCGCCCGTGCTATTGCTCAACGTGAACGCAAAGCTCTTTTCgataaagaggagaaggtacTTGAAAGCGTTAGAACAGCCGACCGCTCCGCGAAGTACCAACTGAAGAAATCGCTTTTGCAACAGCCTAAGTATAAATTAGCAAATAGTGCTAGACAGGCTAAGCTGCTAGAGAAAGAGTGGGATATACTTTCAGAGAAGCGGTTTACCCAGAAAAAGTCTG CTGAATGGCTAGAGACAAACCTAACTCATGTGCATCGTAAATGGGATGCGATCACTAAGCAGGTGGATATGAGAAAACACGAGATCACGATTGCGAAAGTGCTTAGCAAAGATGACAAGCCCACCCATGACATTAGTGGTAGAGGAATAGCAAGAATTTACGGCTCAGGTGGTGTTTTGCAAAAGATTCTTCGAAAGACCTATCAAGAAGGATTAGCAAAGCTTAACAACAACGACTTTGAGAGCAAGGAGGCTAAGAGAGAGTTTGAGAAGTTCGTGGAGGAACTTACACCTGATGAGATGAAAGTCGTAACTGATAATGACTGGCA GCAACGGGAGCCACCTAGCATTCTCGACTTACTTGGTGACGCTGATATTGAGCTGGAGGGTGATAAGCCGTACGTTAAAGGTGACGATAGCGATGAGTGTGAAGAAGAGGTTGACTATGACTCTGATCTTGAGGAGCATTTCAATTCACTTGAAGACGAGTACGAGGATGACGACCAGTGGGCTGCTGTACAGAAGCAGGCAGCGCTTGAGGAGTCTGAGGAATCTGAGGACTCTGAGTTTGAGGGGTTTCCGGATTCTGATGCCGCTTCTGAGTCTGATAATTAG